In the genome of Acetomicrobium thermoterrenum DSM 13490, one region contains:
- a CDS encoding BMC domain-containing protein gives MEGSERLRVIQEYVPGKQVTLAHIIRNPKGDLCQKVGIDRAGAIGIMTITPGEGAIIAADIASKSSAVNVEFVDRFTGCVILTGEVASVENALSTAVNSLKDALGFFPAEVTFT, from the coding sequence GTGGAGGGTAGCGAACGTTTAAGAGTTATCCAGGAATACGTCCCCGGCAAACAAGTCACTTTGGCGCATATTATAAGAAATCCAAAGGGAGACCTTTGTCAGAAAGTGGGTATCGACAGGGCTGGAGCGATAGGCATCATGACAATTACCCCCGGCGAGGGTGCCATAATAGCCGCCGACATAGCGAGTAAATCCTCTGCCGTAAACGTGGAGTTTGTGGATAGATTCACGGGTTGTGTCATCCTTACGGGCGAAGTTGCCTCCGTGGAAAATGCCCTAAGCACAGCTGTTAATTCCCTCAAGGATGCGCTTGGATTTTTTCCTGCCGAGGTCACCTTTACATAA